Proteins co-encoded in one Gammaproteobacteria bacterium genomic window:
- a CDS encoding lysophospholipid acyltransferase family protein, which yields MIQYLKSLLYIGFMVGSVLLYAMTLVLLFWTSLNTRHAIARSWCHLQLVVLDRFLGLEYVIEGRENIPEQPCVAYWKHTSSWETFLTLDMWEHQCWVLKRELTWIPIFGWALMLIEPIAINRAGGRSAVGQVIEQGKTKLADGCWINIFPEGTRVLPGRTKRYGRSGAYLAVESGAPILPIAHNAGDLWPRHSVLKKPGTITVRIGKPIYPQGKTADEMNAEAQSWIESQMRDISKFY from the coding sequence ATGATCCAGTACCTCAAGTCACTCCTTTACATCGGTTTCATGGTTGGCAGCGTGCTGCTATATGCCATGACGCTGGTGCTGCTGTTCTGGACGTCGTTGAATACGCGGCACGCGATAGCCCGCTCCTGGTGCCATCTGCAGCTGGTCGTGCTGGATCGGTTCCTCGGTCTCGAGTACGTCATCGAGGGGCGCGAGAACATTCCGGAACAGCCCTGCGTCGCTTACTGGAAGCACACCTCTTCGTGGGAGACGTTCCTGACGCTGGATATGTGGGAGCACCAGTGCTGGGTCCTGAAACGCGAGCTGACCTGGATTCCCATCTTCGGCTGGGCGCTGATGCTCATCGAGCCGATCGCCATCAATCGTGCCGGTGGACGGTCAGCCGTCGGGCAGGTGATCGAGCAGGGGAAGACCAAGCTGGCTGATGGTTGCTGGATCAACATCTTCCCCGAGGGGACACGCGTGCTGCCGGGCAGGACCAAGCGCTATGGTCGGTCCGGCGCCTACCTGGCGGTCGAATCGGGTGCACCGATACTCCCTATCGCTCACAACGCCGGCGACCTGTGGCCACGTCACTCCGTGCTGAAGAAGCCCGGCACGATCACCGTGCGGATCGGCAAGCCGATCTATCCGCAGGGCAAGACTGCCGATGAAATGAATGCCGAGGCGCAGTCCTGGATCGAAAGCCAGATGCGTGACATCAGCAAGTTCTACTGA
- the gmhB gene encoding D-glycero-beta-D-manno-heptose 1,7-bisphosphate 7-phosphatase, whose product MGKLLILDRDGVINFDSPDYIKSPAEWRPLPGSLEAIAKARAAGWTVAVATNQSAVGRGMIDDSDLEDINNAMLEAVEEAGGMIDLLVWCPHHPDDGCDCRKPKPGLLHRIGTELEMPLQEAVLVGDSCRDLEAASAAGVTAWLVRSGNGVKSESRCGNLAAAVFDDLATAIDHLLES is encoded by the coding sequence ATGGGCAAGTTGCTGATCCTTGATCGAGACGGCGTGATCAATTTCGATTCACCGGACTACATCAAGTCGCCGGCCGAGTGGCGGCCGCTGCCCGGCAGCCTGGAAGCGATCGCCAAGGCGAGAGCGGCCGGGTGGACGGTTGCCGTCGCCACCAACCAGTCGGCGGTCGGGCGTGGCATGATCGATGATTCCGATCTCGAGGACATCAACAACGCCATGCTCGAAGCCGTGGAAGAAGCGGGTGGCATGATCGACCTGCTGGTCTGGTGTCCGCACCATCCCGATGATGGATGCGACTGCCGCAAGCCGAAGCCTGGTTTGCTGCATCGGATTGGCACCGAGCTCGAGATGCCCCTGCAAGAGGCCGTGCTGGTCGGGGATTCCTGCCGCGACCTCGAAGCGGCCAGTGCGGCGGGTGTGACGGCCTGGCTGGTGCGCAGTGGCAATGGCGTGAAGTCGGAAAGCCGGTGTGGCAATCTGGCTGCGGCCGTTTTCGACGACCTGGCAACTGCCATCGACCATCTTCTTGAATCATGA
- the glyS gene encoding glycine--tRNA ligase subunit beta, whose protein sequence is MQRKDFLVEIGCEELPPNALRGLAAEFAQRVLDGLKDADPVLCKEVRDYWYCSPRRMALVLQDVPVESPSKESEVLGPPVKAAFDQDGNPTKAAEGFAAKNGVSVDQLERRETDKGEKLACTVTVVGKQAADELPGIVEEALKKLNVPKRMRWGDGAIEFARPIHWIVMLFGKEVIDTRVMGVQTGRDSRGHRFHHPSPVSIPSPSEYAAALEAAHVRVNDASNSLAEWLGEQVNAVASDHDATPIGADDGSELLDEVAALNEWPVPVVGNIPERFMDLPEEVLVTTLEVHQRYFPLRGADGRLLAKFITFANIESKEPDKVRIGNERVVAPRLEDAMFFWNTDRKQKLAERLPKLDSVTFQKDLGSYGDKVKRVAAIAEGIADTIDGDTALAERAAMLAKCDLVTDMVFEFTELQGVIGCYYAEADGEEPEVSQAVFEQYLPRFAGDRLPASKTGQALAIADKLDTIVGMFAIGQPPTGSKDPFALRRQALGLLRIIIEHQLPLDLQELVADSYQALYPGRDGLQDRAEIMEFFMERLRGYCADKGIRADLFMAVQEADVRQPHDFMQRARAIAGFMQRDEAAALAAANKRINNIIRKTATSAEEWQPLSGDYDASLFVEPQEQALAEKYEHLKNQVIARIEAHEYSEALDELAALKGEIDAFFDAVMVNADDPGVARNRLELLAAFSGLFDRIADFSQIQVD, encoded by the coding sequence ATGCAACGCAAGGACTTCCTGGTCGAGATCGGCTGCGAGGAATTGCCACCCAATGCCCTTCGCGGACTCGCCGCGGAATTTGCCCAGCGCGTGCTGGACGGCTTGAAGGATGCGGACCCGGTGCTTTGCAAGGAAGTTCGTGACTACTGGTATTGCTCGCCCCGGCGCATGGCGCTGGTACTGCAGGATGTGCCGGTCGAATCACCCAGCAAGGAGAGCGAAGTGCTGGGCCCGCCGGTCAAGGCGGCTTTCGACCAGGATGGCAATCCGACAAAGGCTGCCGAAGGGTTCGCTGCGAAGAACGGCGTCAGCGTCGACCAGCTGGAACGCCGTGAGACCGACAAGGGCGAAAAGCTGGCGTGCACGGTAACCGTCGTCGGCAAGCAGGCGGCCGATGAACTGCCCGGGATCGTGGAAGAAGCGCTGAAGAAGCTCAACGTGCCCAAGCGCATGCGCTGGGGCGATGGCGCCATCGAATTCGCGCGGCCCATTCACTGGATCGTGATGCTGTTCGGCAAGGAAGTGATTGATACCAGGGTCATGGGCGTGCAGACCGGTCGTGACAGCCGTGGCCATCGCTTCCATCACCCGTCGCCGGTCTCCATTCCGTCGCCGAGCGAATATGCGGCGGCCCTGGAGGCTGCGCACGTCCGGGTCAACGACGCCAGCAACTCCCTCGCCGAGTGGCTGGGCGAGCAGGTCAATGCCGTGGCCAGCGATCATGACGCGACGCCGATCGGTGCTGATGACGGGTCGGAACTGCTTGATGAAGTGGCCGCGCTGAACGAATGGCCGGTACCGGTGGTCGGCAACATTCCGGAACGGTTCATGGACCTGCCGGAGGAAGTGCTCGTCACCACGCTGGAGGTGCACCAGCGGTACTTCCCCCTGCGCGGCGCCGATGGCAGGTTGCTGGCCAAGTTCATCACCTTCGCCAACATCGAATCAAAGGAGCCGGACAAGGTTCGCATCGGCAACGAGCGCGTGGTCGCCCCACGGCTCGAGGATGCGATGTTCTTCTGGAACACCGACCGCAAGCAGAAGCTCGCCGAGCGCCTGCCGAAGCTGGACAGCGTTACCTTCCAGAAGGATCTCGGCTCTTACGGCGACAAGGTCAAGCGGGTGGCTGCCATCGCGGAGGGGATTGCCGACACCATTGACGGTGATACGGCCCTGGCAGAGCGTGCCGCCATGCTGGCCAAGTGTGACCTGGTGACCGACATGGTCTTCGAGTTCACCGAACTGCAGGGCGTGATTGGCTGTTACTACGCCGAGGCGGATGGCGAGGAGCCCGAGGTGTCGCAGGCGGTGTTCGAACAGTACCTGCCGCGCTTCGCGGGCGACCGTCTCCCCGCGTCGAAGACCGGTCAGGCGCTGGCCATTGCCGACAAGCTGGACACCATTGTCGGCATGTTTGCGATCGGCCAGCCGCCGACCGGCAGCAAGGATCCCTTCGCGCTTCGCCGCCAGGCACTCGGACTGTTGCGCATCATCATCGAGCACCAGCTGCCGCTGGACCTGCAGGAACTGGTTGCCGACAGCTACCAGGCCCTGTATCCGGGCCGCGATGGTCTGCAGGATCGTGCCGAGATCATGGAGTTCTTCATGGAACGCCTGCGTGGCTACTGCGCCGACAAGGGCATTCGCGCCGACCTGTTCATGGCGGTGCAGGAAGCCGACGTGAGACAGCCGCATGATTTCATGCAGCGTGCCAGGGCAATTGCAGGATTCATGCAACGCGACGAGGCGGCCGCGCTGGCGGCGGCCAACAAGCGGATCAACAACATCATTCGCAAGACCGCCACCAGCGCCGAGGAATGGCAGCCACTGAGCGGGGATTACGATGCCTCGCTGTTTGTCGAGCCGCAGGAACAGGCGTTGGCGGAGAAATACGAGCACCTCAAGAACCAGGTCATTGCGCGGATCGAAGCACATGAATACAGCGAAGCGCTGGACGAACTGGCAGCGCTGAAAGGCGAGATCGACGCATTCTTCGATGCGGTCATGGTCAATGCCGACGATCCCGGCGTCGCGCGGAATCGACTTGAGCTGCTTGCTGCGTTCTCGGGACTGTTCGATCGCATTGCCGATTTCTCCCAGATCCAGGTGGACTGA
- the glyQ gene encoding glycine--tRNA ligase subunit alpha — protein MTEQANAAVSPIPATFQDLLLRLQAFWAERGCVLLQPYDMEMGAGTFHPATFLRAIGPERWSAAYVQPSRRPTDGRYGDNPNRLQHYYQFQVVIKPSPLEIQELYLDSLKAIGIDPLVHDIRFVEDNWESPTLGAWGLGWEVWLNGMEVTQFTYFQQVGGLECRPVTGEITYGLERLAMYLQGVENVYDLVWADGPLGKVSYGDVFHQNEVEQSTYNFEEADVDTLFKWFDWCEGECQRLLDAKLPLPAYEMVLKASHNFNLLDARKAISVTERQRFILRVRSMARGVAESYYAAREALGFPMAEAMADNAQGNKE, from the coding sequence GTGACAGAACAAGCGAACGCCGCGGTCAGCCCCATTCCAGCCACTTTCCAGGACCTGTTGCTACGGCTGCAGGCGTTCTGGGCCGAGCGTGGCTGTGTCTTGCTGCAACCCTACGACATGGAAATGGGTGCCGGCACTTTCCACCCGGCCACATTCCTGCGGGCGATCGGCCCGGAACGCTGGTCGGCCGCCTATGTGCAGCCATCGCGCCGGCCGACCGATGGTCGCTATGGGGATAACCCGAACCGCCTGCAGCATTACTACCAGTTTCAGGTGGTCATCAAACCCTCGCCCCTGGAAATCCAGGAGCTCTATCTCGATTCGCTCAAGGCGATCGGCATCGACCCTTTGGTGCACGACATCCGCTTTGTCGAAGACAACTGGGAGTCGCCAACGCTCGGCGCGTGGGGCCTGGGCTGGGAAGTCTGGCTGAACGGCATGGAGGTCACGCAATTTACCTACTTCCAGCAGGTTGGTGGCCTGGAATGCCGGCCCGTCACGGGCGAGATCACTTACGGCCTGGAACGACTGGCGATGTACCTGCAAGGCGTGGAAAACGTCTACGACCTGGTCTGGGCCGACGGGCCGTTGGGCAAGGTCAGCTACGGGGACGTGTTCCACCAGAACGAGGTGGAGCAATCCACCTACAACTTCGAAGAGGCCGATGTCGACACGCTGTTCAAGTGGTTCGACTGGTGTGAAGGCGAGTGCCAGCGGTTGCTGGACGCGAAACTGCCGCTGCCCGCCTACGAGATGGTTCTCAAGGCTTCGCACAACTTCAACCTGCTGGATGCCCGCAAGGCGATTTCCGTGACCGAGCGCCAGCGCTTCATCCTGCGTGTGCGCAGCATGGCGCGTGGCGTGGCGGAGTCCTATTACGCGGCCCGCGAGGCGCTGGGCTTTCCCATGGCAGAAGCGATGGCCGACAACGCGCAAGGCAACAAGGAATGA
- the glnA gene encoding glutamate--ammonia ligase, translating to MSAAEIMKTLKEQEVRYVDLRFTDTKGKEQHVTVPAHTIDESFFEDGKMFDGSSIQGWKGINESDMILMPDPSTAVLDIFSEEVQMNVRCDVVEPNTMQGYERDPRSCAKRAEAYLKSTGLADTAFFGPENEFFIFDDVRWGTQMQGSFYKIDSSEAGWNSEKVYEGGNIGHRPGVKGGYFPVPPVDSLHDIRGTMCLALEDMGLKTEVHHHEVATAGQCEIGVAFNELVRKADEVQILKYVVQNVAHGYGKTATFMPKPLVGDNGNGMHVHMSLAKDGKNLFTGDGYGGLSETALYYIGGVIKHAKAINAFANPSTNSYKRLVPGFEAPVKLAYSARNRSASIRVPFISNPKARRIEVRFPDSMANPYFAFSALLMAGLDGIQNKIHPGDAMDKDLYDLPAEESKAIPEVAYSLEEALRALDEDREFLKAGGVFTDDLIDAYIDLKTEDIQQLRMTSHPLEFEMYYSL from the coding sequence ATGTCAGCAGCAGAGATCATGAAAACCCTCAAGGAACAGGAAGTTCGCTACGTCGACCTGCGCTTTACCGACACCAAGGGCAAGGAGCAGCACGTGACCGTGCCGGCCCACACCATCGACGAATCCTTTTTCGAAGACGGCAAGATGTTCGACGGTTCCTCCATCCAGGGCTGGAAGGGCATCAACGAGTCCGACATGATCCTCATGCCGGATCCGAGTACTGCCGTGCTCGACATCTTTTCCGAAGAAGTGCAGATGAACGTTCGCTGTGACGTGGTCGAACCGAACACCATGCAGGGCTACGAGCGCGATCCCCGCTCCTGCGCCAAGCGTGCCGAGGCCTACCTGAAGTCGACCGGCCTGGCCGATACCGCATTCTTCGGCCCGGAGAACGAGTTCTTCATTTTCGATGATGTCCGCTGGGGCACCCAGATGCAGGGCTCCTTTTACAAGATCGATTCCTCGGAAGCCGGCTGGAACTCCGAGAAGGTCTACGAAGGCGGCAACATCGGTCACCGTCCCGGCGTGAAGGGCGGCTACTTCCCGGTTCCGCCGGTCGATTCGCTGCATGACATCCGCGGCACCATGTGCCTGGCGCTGGAAGACATGGGCCTGAAGACCGAGGTGCACCATCACGAGGTCGCTACTGCCGGCCAGTGCGAGATCGGTGTCGCGTTCAACGAGCTGGTCCGCAAGGCCGACGAAGTGCAGATCCTGAAGTACGTCGTGCAGAACGTGGCCCACGGCTACGGCAAGACCGCGACCTTCATGCCCAAGCCGCTGGTCGGTGACAACGGCAATGGCATGCACGTGCACATGTCGCTGGCGAAGGATGGCAAGAACCTGTTCACCGGTGACGGCTACGGCGGCCTGTCCGAGACCGCGCTGTACTACATCGGCGGCGTGATCAAGCACGCCAAGGCGATCAATGCCTTTGCCAACCCGTCGACCAACAGCTACAAGCGCCTGGTGCCGGGCTTCGAGGCACCGGTCAAACTGGCCTACTCGGCTCGCAACCGTTCCGCTTCCATCCGCGTGCCCTTCATCTCGAACCCGAAGGCGCGTCGCATCGAGGTCCGCTTCCCGGACTCCATGGCCAACCCGTACTTTGCCTTCTCGGCACTGCTGATGGCAGGCCTCGACGGCATCCAGAACAAGATCCACCCGGGCGACGCCATGGACAAGGATCTCTATGACCTGCCGGCCGAGGAATCCAAGGCCATCCCGGAGGTGGCGTACTCCCTGGAGGAAGCGCTGCGGGCACTCGACGAGGACCGCGAGTTCCTGAAGGCCGGTGGTGTATTCACCGATGACCTGATCGACGCCTACATCGACCTCAAGACCGAGGATATCCAGCAGCTGCGCATGACCTCGCACCCGCTGGAGTTCGAGATGTACTACAGCCTCTAA
- a CDS encoding DUF4124 domain-containing protein, protein MNIALRKLTSHRLLWRVATMLAAGLLLTTAALAGTYKWVDEDGKVHYSDQPVEGAERVDLPKLPTYSPPPSSQRDSQSDSKSRSSGPADAEAAAEQEQASYRDFSFISPKPEQVFWNLGGRLPVQMSLTPGLREGDRIVLFLNGEQVEVMTGLGTTLTDVWRGAYTLRAVIQGPDGAARASIESGTFYVKQHSVAN, encoded by the coding sequence ATGAACATCGCACTACGAAAGCTGACCTCACACCGATTGCTGTGGCGCGTCGCGACCATGCTGGCGGCCGGCCTGTTGTTGACCACGGCAGCCCTGGCGGGCACCTACAAATGGGTGGACGAGGACGGCAAGGTCCATTATTCCGACCAGCCCGTGGAAGGCGCCGAGCGCGTCGACCTCCCCAAGCTGCCCACCTATTCGCCACCACCGTCCAGCCAGCGGGACAGCCAGAGCGACAGCAAGTCTCGCAGCAGTGGCCCGGCGGATGCCGAAGCGGCGGCAGAGCAGGAGCAGGCCAGCTATCGCGATTTCAGCTTCATCAGCCCCAAGCCGGAGCAGGTGTTCTGGAATCTTGGTGGGCGTTTGCCAGTGCAGATGTCCCTGACCCCCGGCCTGCGCGAAGGTGATCGCATTGTCCTGTTCCTCAATGGCGAACAGGTCGAGGTCATGACCGGACTGGGTACCACGCTGACAGACGTTTGGCGCGGTGCCTACACCTTGCGTGCCGTCATCCAGGGTCCGGACGGTGCGGCTCGCGCCTCCATTGAATCCGGCACCTTTTACGTCAAGCAGCACTCCGTCGCCAATTAG